The Cylindrospermum stagnale PCC 7417 genome segment CGCATACTCATGTTTGCTCAAAATAATAAAAACTTGAGCAGTTATAACTTTTGAGTTTAATTAATCTTAATTTATCAACAAGTAGCAATACTCAACATCAGGCAAATCATGAATTAAGAATAACCTGATGCCTGCCGCTGTAAATAAAATAGAATAATTAAACCTGAATTTTGCTTAGATAGGCAAGGTTTTATCAGTCAACAAAAAGTTTTCAAATTCTCTTATAGTTAAAGGACGACTGTAGAGAAAACCTTGCATAGAATCACAGTTATTTTGGCGTAAAAAAGCTAGTTCAGCTTCTGTCTCTACGCCTTCAGCAATTATTTGTAAATTTAGATTGTGACCCATTTGAATTAATCCCTTTGTAATCGCTGATTTTTGGTAGTCACTGGCGACATTATGAATAAAATAGCGGTCAATTTTTAGGGTATTAATTGGCAATTTTTTCAGATAAATCAAAGAAGAATATCCTGTCCCAAAATCATCTATTGCGATTTTCACCCCAAGGGTTCGCAATTTATTCATAGTAGTAATTGCGCTATTAAAATCTTGCATGATCATGCTTTCAGTCAGTTCTAATTCTAGGCAATGAGGTGCCAAACTGTTGATTTCTATAAGGTTAAGTATTTCATGAATTAAATCTGGTTGATTAAATTCAATTACCGACAAATTTACAGCAATAGTCAAGGCAGGAATTCCGGCATCATGCCAGGTTTTTATTTGTTGACAGACCCGGTTTAATACCCATTTACCAATAGGAATAATTAAACCAGTAGACTCTGCTATAGGAATAAATTCAGTCGGTGAAACCATGCCTAACTCAGAATTTTGCCACCGTAATAAACTTTCAGCAGCGACTATTTTACCTGAAGCAATATCGACTATCGGTTGATAATAAACCTCGAATTCTTGAAAATTTTCTTGATTTAGCGCCCGGTGTAAACTAACTTCTAATAACTGCATTTTGGGGGTTAATTTATTAACCGGAGTCTGAGTTGATAAATATTTCTTTAAAGTTGCATGTTTTTCCAATCTGTTCATGATTGCACTTAATAACTCAGCCCTAGTGAAAGGCTTAGTTAGATAGTCATCTGCACCCATATCCATACCTTGACGAAAGTCAGCCTTGGCAGATTTAGCAGTCAAGAAGATGAAGGGTATTGTCGCTGTTGATGGATCTTGGCGTAATGCGGTAAGTACTCCATAACCATCAACTTCTGGCATCATCATGTCGCACAAAATTAAATCGGGAATTTCGGAGACAGCCAAATTTACACCAACTTTACCATTGGCAGCAGCAATAGTCTCGAAATCCTCAGCCGCTAGCAAATCCAAAAGATTCTCCCGAACTGATTCTTCATCTTCAATTACTAAAATCTTGGGCATAATCGTCCTCAGTTTGTATTGAGTTATTTAATGGTAAATTGACAGTAAACTTTGTACCAACTCCCAACGTGCTAATGACAAAAATATCACCTTGGTGGATTTCTACACAGTTTTTTACAATCGCTAGCCCTAATCCAGTTCCTAGGATATTACCAACATTCCTGGCGCGATGAAAAGATTCAAACAAACGCGGTAAGTCTTCTTCTGGAATGCCTATTCCCTGATCTTGAATTTCCAACACTGCTCGCCCATCCTGACAAGTAAGAGTAAATTTACCAGTGCTGCTATCTGGGGAATATTTGATTGCATTCGAGAGTAAGTTACTCAGAATATGCCCCAGCAATTTGTCATCCATGCAGCAGGGCATAGATTCATAATCACTAGTAAAAGAGATTAAATTATGATTGCTTAAATTCATCTGCATTTCTTCCACTAATTGACGGCAGTATTCGACCAAATCGAAGTGGGTTGGTCTATACTCTAATCTTCCCGCTTCCACCTTGCCAATTACCAATACATCATTCAACATTTCAGTCATGCGTTTGACGGCAGTTTGAATCCGGTGTAAGTGAGTGAGTTGTTTTTCTTGTGTCCATTTGTGGCTGTAGTGTTCTAGTAACTCAGAGGAAGAAAGGATAGTACTTAATGGGGTGCGGAATTCATGGGAAGTCATGGAGACAAAGCGGGATTTAAGTTCATTGAGTTCTTTTTGTTTGTCTAGTGCTACTCTCAGTTCTTGTTCTAATTGTTTGCGATTTGTGATGTCTGCCCAGTAGCCAACAAGTTCTAGTGGGTTGCCAATTTCATCTCGGACTACCTTACCTTGGTCATAGATCCAGCGATAGGTATTATCTTGGTGTAAAAAGCGATATTCTAGACTGTAACTTCCTACCTCCAATACCTTTGAAAGTTTGGCAAGCACCTGTGGTGAGTCTTCTGGGTGGATGTGACTAAACCAAAAGTTAGAATCTTCTACAAATTCCCGTGCTTCATAGCCCATCATGGCGGTGACATTTTCACTGACGAAGATAGAACCGAAATTGCTAGAAGTCTTGCAGGTATAAATCACCGCTGGACTAGAACTGAGCAAATATTGTAACCGCTGTTGGCTGATCAGTAATGCCGTTTCTGCCTGCTTGCGTTCTGTGATATCGGTTTGGATGCCGATGTAGTGGGTGAGTTCACCGTCAGTGTCATAGACGGGAGAAATATTTAACTCGTTCCAAAATAAGCTGCCATCTTTCCGGTAATTACGTAAAATTACCGTGCAGTCTTTTCCTGATTGCACGGCAGCCCGGAGATATGTTAACTCTGGTTGACTGATATCAGCACCTTGGAGCAAACGGCAGTTTTGCCCGATGACTTCAGCCGCTGTATAGCCTGTCATGCGTTCAAAAGCAGAATTGACATATATCAGTGGTTTATCGGGAATAGTGACATCGGTAATCACGATGCCATGACGGCTGGCTGCGATCGCGCGATCGCGCAATCGCAAACTTTCTTCTGCCTGCTTGCGCTGGGTAATATCAGTATAAATATTAACTTTTCCGACAATTTTGCCAGTGGCATCTTTAATAGCATCAGAACGTAAATAAATTTGGAGAATTTGACTACAGCGGGTTTGCATTGTCACCTCACCACGCCAAGACTCACCCCTCTGGATAGTAGCCAGTATTTTTTGATGCTCTTGAGGCTTCTGAAAAATTACTGTTATTCCCCCTGCAACCTGCAATTCTTCTAAGGTGTACTGAAACAGTTCGATAAATGCGGGATTGACGTAAATACCCTCACCTGTGATGTCAGCCATACTAATGGCGTCGCTGCTGCTTTCTATCGCTTTGCGAAAGCGTAACAAAGACTCTTCAACTAATTTGCGCTCAGTAATGTCGCGGGTTACTTTAGAGAAGCCGCGGAGCTTTCCAGTTTGATCGCGTAATGCCGTTAAAATACAATTTGCCCAAAACTGTGAGCCATCTTTGCGGAGAAAAACGCTCTCACATTCACACCGACCGTCCGCCGCTGCTAACTCTAATTGTTGCTTGGGCAGAGCTTGAGCAATTTCTTCTGGTAGGAAAAAGCATGAGAAATTCTGGCCGATGATTTCTGCTGCTTGATACCCAGTCATACACTCTGCCCCGGAGTTCCAACTCATCACCCGTCCCTGAGGATCGAGCATATAAATTGCGTAGTCTTTGACGCCTTCCACTAACAAGCGGAAGCATTCTTCGCTGTGGCGCAATTCTTCGTCAGCGCGTTTGCGGTCTGTAATGTCTGTGGAGATGCCACCAACAGCATAAGTGACACCATGAGCATCTTTTAAAGGAAACTTTACTGTTAAGTAGGTGTGTAATCCATCTTGGTGGGGGGCAACTTCTTCGGTTTCTATGGGGATGCCACCTGCTATTACCTGGTGGTTATTTACCATAAACTTGTCAGCAAACTCACGCAAAAAAACATCATATAAACTTTTACCTGCAATCTGCTCTTGAGTGATGTTGAATAGCTTTTCATACTGGCGATTGACAAGCATAAATCTACTTTGAGTATCTAATGCATAGATCACCGCTGGGGAGTTATCCAAAATTGCCTGTAGCTGTTGTTGTGTTTCCCGCAATGCGGCTGCTTCTTGCTGGCGCTGGGTGATATCTCGACTCATGCCGCGATACCCTCTGAATGTACCTTCAGAATCAAAGACTGGAACTCCGCTAGTTTCCAGCACCACTAAATGACCATGTTGATGAATTTGGATGTTTTCCAGGCATTGAAATGGTTGCGGTGTCGCAAAAACCGTGGTAAAGGCGTGAGCAACAATGCTGAGTTTTTCTGGTGGCATGAAGTCCAGGGGTGTTTTCCCTAGGACTGCTTCTGCTTCGTAACCCAAGATGTCGCGTACCTTAGGACTGACATAGGTATAGACGGCGTTTTCATCGACTTCCCACACCCAATCACTGCTGGCTTCGACTAAGTTGCGGAACCGTTCTTCACTGTCTTGCAGAGCGGCTTCGGTTTGTTTGCGCTTAATGCCAATGGCGATCGCATCGGCAGCAATTAAGAGTGCTTTAAAAGTAGATTCTGTGAGTGCTTGGCGGCAATACATAGCTATCACCCCTAATGTTTCACCTTCAACAATCAAGGGATAGCAAGCGTTGGCAATTATCCCCTCTTGCTTGGCCCACTCTTGATTACTGATGGGAGAATCGTCCTGCACAGTGTTGCTCAATTCGGCAAAGCCGAATTGAGAGATCAAACCTATTTTGAATTGACCGATTGGTATCCGGCTATGGGTGTCGTCAATGTGGGTGTAAATTCCCGAACTGACTTGCAACTCAAGTACTTTTTCATCTTTGTTCAGTGTCCAAATGCGAGCAACCGTTGCATCGAGATGCTTGACTAAAGCCTCGGTGCAGCCGCGCATCATACTTTCTAAATTCTCATTTTGGGTGAGAACAGCGTCTACATCGGCACGAAAATCTGCTAGCCGCACTCGTTCTGCCAACGCCGCCTCTGCCCGTTGGCGTTCTTGTAGTGCCGCTTGTTGTTGGCTAATATCGGTGATCGTGCCAATGTAAGCGATCGCTTGTCCTCGGTCTGTTCGTTCGGCAACTGCTTGACCAAAAACCCAACTGAGACTACCATCAGGACGCTGAAACCGATATTCTGAGCGGAATAGTAAATTTTGTGATACAGCTTGATGCCACTCTGCGATCACCCGTTCTCTATCTTCTGGATGAATAGCCGCAAGCCAGCCAACTCCCGCTGATTGGTGTTTTTTCAGTCCAGTAATTTCGCTCCAGCGATCGTTCACGTAAAGGCAATTTCCTTGGGCATCAGTGCGGAATAGACCAACGGGTGAGATG includes the following:
- a CDS encoding PAS domain S-box protein, producing MQALPQHLVLQSLESVIDFSPLTVAPETSVLDAIALMAMRGKGVLVKSASLILGCFTEQDMVQLVASGVDFSTAKISEVMSTAMTVKVSDFDDLASILSLLLQDQLRLVPVIDHQGQFVGTITAESICQAMAAATAANKGKYEQTEERLRLLESVVVNANDAIIITEAVIPEEPFGLRILYVNAAFTRMSGYAVGEVMGKTPRILQGEQTSRTQLAKIRAALQAGLPIRTELINYHKNGSTYWVEINVVPIKDQQGKITHFVAVQRDITARKQTEEALRSSEELFQQLTKNIPQVFFVRDAKQHNLYYISPAYEKIWGRSADRLYENPQNYYESIHPQDRDRYIEAIENLKLGKSFNEAYRIFRPNGEMRWISEKTFPVSNDRGEVYRFTGIAEDITEHQQAFEALQASATRLTLALEATNTIYWERNLNNDRILFLSMVGEPGKTQEISYAEYLSGIHPDDRQDVDHANSLAIANLGSLEVEYRVLIEGQPSEYKWLLTRAIVLRDSTGQPTRLIGVSVDITDRVQAEAAIAESERRFRAIFNGTFQFTALLTPEGIVLETNQTALEFGGLQPEDVAGHRFWETRWWSIAPQTQNQLKEAIAIAASGEFVRYEVDALGADQTVRTVDFSLKPLTDETGLVMLLIAEGRDISDLKQAQADIQQANLELEMRVAERTIALEQINHQLVSEISDRQMVEAQLRQSQKMLQLIMDTIPHSIFWKDIDSVFLGCNRNFAKMAGFDNLEDIVGKTDYDLRFSQEEAHFYYSCDAEVMKTNTPQYQIITPQQQADGSQIWLETNKVPLHNTEGNVVGMLGTLENITARKQAQAALEKSEERFRFLAESIPQKVWITQANGSIEYVNQRTLDFFACNQEQIFGWEWHQWVHAEDQPRYMALWQKSIVTGTPLEIECRLLRGGDKNYLWHLIRALPLRDRQGKILNWFGTNTDIDDRVSAEVALRESERRYHTIATISPVGLFRTDAQGNCLYVNDRWSEITGLKKHQSAGVGWLAAIHPEDRERVIAEWHQAVSQNLLFRSEYRFQRPDGSLSWVFGQAVAERTDRGQAIAYIGTITDISQQQAALQERQRAEAALAERVRLADFRADVDAVLTQNENLESMMRGCTEALVKHLDATVARIWTLNKDEKVLELQVSSGIYTHIDDTHSRIPIGQFKIGLISQFGFAELSNTVQDDSPISNQEWAKQEGIIANACYPLIVEGETLGVIAMYCRQALTESTFKALLIAADAIAIGIKRKQTEAALQDSEERFRNLVEASSDWVWEVDENAVYTYVSPKVRDILGYEAEAVLGKTPLDFMPPEKLSIVAHAFTTVFATPQPFQCLENIQIHQHGHLVVLETSGVPVFDSEGTFRGYRGMSRDITQRQQEAAALRETQQQLQAILDNSPAVIYALDTQSRFMLVNRQYEKLFNITQEQIAGKSLYDVFLREFADKFMVNNHQVIAGGIPIETEEVAPHQDGLHTYLTVKFPLKDAHGVTYAVGGISTDITDRKRADEELRHSEECFRLLVEGVKDYAIYMLDPQGRVMSWNSGAECMTGYQAAEIIGQNFSCFFLPEEIAQALPKQQLELAAADGRCECESVFLRKDGSQFWANCILTALRDQTGKLRGFSKVTRDITERKLVEESLLRFRKAIESSSDAISMADITGEGIYVNPAFIELFQYTLEELQVAGGITVIFQKPQEHQKILATIQRGESWRGEVTMQTRCSQILQIYLRSDAIKDATGKIVGKVNIYTDITQRKQAEESLRLRDRAIAASRHGIVITDVTIPDKPLIYVNSAFERMTGYTAAEVIGQNCRLLQGADISQPELTYLRAAVQSGKDCTVILRNYRKDGSLFWNELNISPVYDTDGELTHYIGIQTDITERKQAETALLISQQRLQYLLSSSPAVIYTCKTSSNFGSIFVSENVTAMMGYEAREFVEDSNFWFSHIHPEDSPQVLAKLSKVLEVGSYSLEYRFLHQDNTYRWIYDQGKVVRDEIGNPLELVGYWADITNRKQLEQELRVALDKQKELNELKSRFVSMTSHEFRTPLSTILSSSELLEHYSHKWTQEKQLTHLHRIQTAVKRMTEMLNDVLVIGKVEAGRLEYRPTHFDLVEYCRQLVEEMQMNLSNHNLISFTSDYESMPCCMDDKLLGHILSNLLSNAIKYSPDSSTGKFTLTCQDGRAVLEIQDQGIGIPEEDLPRLFESFHRARNVGNILGTGLGLAIVKNCVEIHQGDIFVISTLGVGTKFTVNLPLNNSIQTEDDYAQDFSN
- a CDS encoding EAL domain-containing response regulator; the encoded protein is MPKILVIEDEESVRENLLDLLAAEDFETIAAANGKVGVNLAVSEIPDLILCDMMMPEVDGYGVLTALRQDPSTATIPFIFLTAKSAKADFRQGMDMGADDYLTKPFTRAELLSAIMNRLEKHATLKKYLSTQTPVNKLTPKMQLLEVSLHRALNQENFQEFEVYYQPIVDIASGKIVAAESLLRWQNSELGMVSPTEFIPIAESTGLIIPIGKWVLNRVCQQIKTWHDAGIPALTIAVNLSVIEFNQPDLIHEILNLIEINSLAPHCLELELTESMIMQDFNSAITTMNKLRTLGVKIAIDDFGTGYSSLIYLKKLPINTLKIDRYFIHNVASDYQKSAITKGLIQMGHNLNLQIIAEGVETEAELAFLRQNNCDSMQGFLYSRPLTIREFENFLLTDKTLPI